Proteins found in one Gemmatimonadota bacterium genomic segment:
- a CDS encoding AAA domain-containing protein translates to MAKTPDMGDIQKDLKEFFSTKYGAQVQFAQPEKEGVPADPPAEEAPLPEIRFDMKPEDLEAYLNEYVIRQDEAKEILATKICTHFNRIRLQEEQEPVGNIKNNIILIGPTGVGKTYLIKLIASRIGVPFVKGDATRFSETGYVGGDVDELVRSLVHEADGNIKLAEYGIIYIDEIDKIASSGNIVGPDVSRTGVQRTLLKLMEETDVDLQAPHDLTSQMENALQFQKTGKVERKRINTRNILFIVSGAFANLEEIIKKRMSVQTMGFEQGEGAEKPDDGEWFPHVTAEDLIKYGFESEFIGRLPVTAVLHKLSVDDLFQILRNPNSPVIIAKKLDFKAYGIDVDFDEKSLRLIAEQAHRSGTGARGLIGAMERILIRFEKKLPSSTVKQFAVTAEVVEHPESELERILVEAPPEPAELVQVYYAEHDITLTLDEAAAAALENLAEQQGRTTEEMGLELFKDYVHGLKLIQARELKITKAAIENPGAYLDRLIKKFYENQSKTT, encoded by the coding sequence ATGGCCAAGACCCCAGACATGGGTGACATACAGAAGGACCTCAAGGAGTTCTTCTCGACCAAGTACGGCGCGCAGGTCCAGTTCGCCCAGCCGGAAAAGGAAGGCGTCCCGGCGGATCCGCCCGCGGAGGAAGCGCCGCTGCCGGAGATCCGGTTCGACATGAAGCCGGAGGATCTGGAAGCCTACCTGAACGAGTACGTCATCCGCCAGGACGAGGCCAAGGAGATCCTGGCCACGAAGATCTGCACCCACTTCAACCGCATCCGGCTCCAGGAAGAGCAGGAACCGGTAGGCAACATTAAGAACAACATCATCCTGATCGGCCCGACCGGGGTGGGGAAGACCTACCTCATCAAGCTCATCGCCAGCAGGATCGGCGTGCCCTTCGTCAAGGGTGACGCCACGCGGTTCAGCGAGACGGGCTACGTGGGCGGGGACGTGGACGAGTTGGTCCGTTCGCTGGTCCACGAGGCCGACGGCAACATCAAGCTGGCGGAATACGGCATCATCTACATCGACGAGATCGACAAGATCGCCTCGTCGGGCAACATCGTAGGACCCGATGTGTCGCGGACCGGGGTGCAGCGCACGCTCCTCAAGCTGATGGAGGAGACGGACGTGGACCTGCAGGCGCCCCACGACCTGACGTCCCAGATGGAGAACGCCCTCCAGTTCCAGAAGACGGGCAAGGTGGAAAGGAAACGCATCAACACGCGAAACATCCTGTTCATCGTCAGCGGGGCCTTCGCCAACCTGGAAGAGATCATCAAGAAGCGCATGAGCGTGCAGACGATGGGTTTCGAGCAGGGCGAAGGCGCGGAAAAGCCCGACGACGGCGAATGGTTCCCGCACGTGACCGCGGAGGACCTGATTAAGTACGGCTTCGAGTCGGAATTCATCGGACGGCTGCCGGTAACCGCCGTGCTGCACAAGCTCAGTGTCGACGACCTGTTCCAGATCCTCCGGAACCCGAACAGCCCGGTCATCATCGCCAAGAAACTGGACTTCAAGGCCTACGGCATCGACGTGGACTTCGACGAGAAGTCGCTGCGCCTGATCGCCGAACAGGCCCACCGGTCCGGCACGGGCGCCCGCGGCCTCATCGGCGCGATGGAGCGGATCCTGATCCGGTTCGAGAAGAAACTCCCGTCCAGCACGGTGAAGCAGTTCGCCGTGACGGCCGAAGTGGTGGAACACCCGGAAAGCGAACTCGAACGGATCCTCGTGGAAGCGCCGCCCGAACCGGCCGAACTGGTGCAGGTGTATTACGCGGAACACGACATCACGCTCACACTGGACGAAGCCGCGGCCGCCGCGCTGGAGAACTTGGCGGAGCAACAGGGCAGGACCACCGAGGAAATGGGGCTGGAGCTGTTCAAGGATTACGTCCACGGCCTGAAGCTGATCCAGGCCCGGGAACTGAAGATCACCAAGGCAGCGATCGAGAACCCCGGCGCGTACCTGGACCGCCTGATCAAGAAGTTCTACGAAAACCAATCCAAGACGACCTGA
- a CDS encoding sugar phosphate isomerase/epimerase, with amino-acid sequence MDLSFFTSAGGDAWSLAECAGWAKENGFDAVRLSTGGAVDPDRILADGPGEVNDTLKSHGVYLAALSAHNNLLDDDVAQADAAEERLRKAILTASALGVPVVVTHAGSPVGWHFYGQFSSPPGNPGDRSAELVERFRMRFTPIVKLAEDHGVTIALDGAVRMGNIACNPEMWERVLDAVPSDHLGLSCDPSHWLWMMILPAEDAIRMFAGKWVYADVKDAEVSPAMLFRQGIIGNWWWQYRVPGRGQLNWGTVIGALVESGYDYVLCVENEDRGMPGLAGFALGGRHLRQFLPPAGAEYQRPGGP; translated from the coding sequence ATGGACCTCAGTTTTTTCACGAGCGCGGGAGGGGACGCCTGGTCCCTGGCGGAATGCGCCGGCTGGGCGAAAGAGAACGGGTTCGACGCGGTGCGGCTTTCGACAGGAGGGGCCGTCGATCCGGACCGCATCCTCGCCGACGGACCCGGCGAAGTCAACGACACCCTGAAGTCTCATGGCGTCTACCTGGCCGCACTGTCGGCCCACAACAACCTGCTGGACGACGACGTGGCGCAGGCGGACGCGGCGGAAGAGCGGCTTCGCAAGGCCATCCTGACGGCCTCGGCCCTGGGCGTTCCCGTGGTCGTCACCCATGCGGGCAGTCCCGTGGGCTGGCATTTCTACGGGCAGTTTTCCTCACCGCCCGGGAACCCCGGCGACCGGTCCGCGGAACTGGTGGAACGGTTCCGGATGCGCTTTACGCCCATCGTAAAGCTGGCCGAAGACCACGGCGTCACCATCGCCCTGGACGGCGCGGTGCGCATGGGGAACATCGCCTGCAACCCGGAGATGTGGGAGCGGGTGCTCGACGCGGTGCCGTCCGATCACCTGGGCCTTTCCTGCGATCCCTCCCACTGGTTGTGGATGATGATCCTGCCCGCCGAGGACGCCATCCGTATGTTCGCGGGCAAGTGGGTCTACGCGGACGTGAAGGACGCCGAGGTGAGTCCCGCCATGCTGTTCCGCCAGGGCATCATCGGCAACTGGTGGTGGCAGTACCGCGTGCCGGGCCGGGGCCAGCTGAACTGGGGCACCGTCATCGGCGCGCTGGTCGAGTCGGGTTACGACTACGTCCTCTGCGTCGAGAACGAGGACCGCGGCATGCCGGGACTGGCCGGATTTGCCCTGGGCGGCCGTCATCTTCGCCAGTTCCTTCCGCCCGCCGGCGCGGAGTACCAGCGGCCGGGCGGGCCCTGA
- a CDS encoding cupin domain-containing protein has translation MAHHKALMKSGFLLPTCEKHFHDHDETWLILKGSGTGFWIDHDGNQEDFVLEAGDVWMIPAGFEHGCAGTNSEDFTISVFDGTKPPGCHDHAHYYIENEGYIPSFKLVKTPTDRYASS, from the coding sequence ATGGCCCACCACAAGGCCCTGATGAAGAGCGGCTTCCTCCTGCCCACGTGCGAGAAGCACTTCCACGACCATGACGAGACCTGGCTGATCCTGAAAGGGAGCGGGACGGGATTCTGGATCGATCACGACGGAAACCAGGAGGATTTCGTCCTGGAAGCGGGCGACGTCTGGATGATCCCCGCGGGTTTCGAACACGGATGCGCCGGGACGAACAGCGAAGACTTCACGATCAGTGTCTTCGACGGGACGAAGCCGCCCGGATGCCACGATCACGCCCATTACTACATCGAAAATGAAGGGTACATCCCCTCGTTTAAACTGGTCAAGACGCCGACGGACCGGTACGCATCGTCTTAG
- a CDS encoding carbon-nitrogen hydrolase family protein, with amino-acid sequence MSSNNEVRIGCVQTPATATFDEAIVVASRLAGDAVAKGAELVCLPEFCGGLRTDNGMICPPSAPEADHPVVAALRDFTRNAGVWTLIGSVAVDGLDGRLINRGFLVDDQGEIRARYDKIHLFDVDLSRDEQYRESDVVSPGETAVVADTPWGRLGMTTCYDLRFPQLYRTLAQAGAEILAVPAAFTKTTGQAHWHVLNRARAIENGAVVVAPCAAGSIPGGGEVYGHSLIISPWGEVLADGGEDVGVIVATVDLGSVSSARGRVPSLRHDRPFSLPAKAKSDRRSVA; translated from the coding sequence ATGAGTTCAAACAACGAAGTACGGATCGGTTGTGTGCAGACGCCGGCCACGGCGACTTTCGACGAGGCCATCGTCGTCGCCAGCAGACTGGCGGGCGACGCGGTGGCGAAGGGCGCCGAACTGGTGTGCCTGCCGGAGTTCTGCGGCGGCCTGAGAACCGACAACGGCATGATCTGCCCACCCTCGGCGCCGGAGGCGGACCATCCCGTGGTTGCGGCCCTGCGGGACTTCACGCGGAACGCCGGTGTGTGGACGCTCATCGGCTCCGTGGCGGTGGACGGGCTGGACGGCCGGCTCATCAACCGCGGTTTCCTGGTGGACGACCAGGGAGAGATCCGCGCGCGCTACGACAAGATCCACCTGTTCGACGTGGACCTCTCCCGGGACGAGCAGTACCGCGAGTCGGACGTCGTATCCCCCGGCGAGACGGCCGTGGTGGCGGACACGCCCTGGGGCCGACTCGGCATGACCACCTGTTACGACCTGCGCTTTCCCCAGCTCTACCGCACGCTGGCGCAGGCCGGCGCCGAGATCCTCGCCGTGCCGGCGGCGTTCACGAAGACGACAGGACAGGCCCACTGGCACGTGCTGAACCGCGCCCGGGCCATCGAGAACGGCGCCGTGGTGGTAGCCCCCTGCGCCGCGGGTTCGATTCCGGGCGGCGGGGAGGTGTACGGCCATTCGCTCATCATCTCCCCGTGGGGCGAGGTCCTGGCCGACGGCGGCGAAGACGTGGGCGTCATCGTCGCAACGGTGGACCTGGGCAGCGTCTCCAGCGCGCGCGGCCGCGTGCCGAGTCTCCGCCACGACCGCCCGTTCAGCCTGCCCGCGAAGGCCAAGTCGGACCGGCGTTCGGTGGCGTGA
- a CDS encoding histidine phosphatase family protein, with product MKELILVRHAKSSWRDPTLSDHERPLNKRGKRDAPEMGERLAKSGCDPDLMVSSSAVRALDTARNIAGKLGYPRESIAVEERLFHAGVAELLHVIRGVDDSVDILMLFGHNPGLTDFANHIGPREIFNMPTCAVLHLRFHADTWSMVGDVTGDEVRYDYPKRVAQ from the coding sequence GTGAAAGAACTCATCCTGGTACGGCACGCCAAGTCGAGCTGGAGAGACCCTACCCTAAGCGATCATGAGCGGCCGCTGAACAAGCGCGGGAAGCGGGACGCGCCGGAGATGGGGGAGCGGCTGGCAAAGAGCGGGTGCGATCCGGACCTGATGGTATCGAGTTCCGCGGTCCGGGCGCTGGACACGGCGCGGAACATAGCCGGGAAGCTCGGGTACCCCCGCGAAAGCATCGCAGTGGAGGAGCGCCTCTTTCACGCGGGCGTTGCCGAACTGCTCCATGTGATCCGGGGCGTGGATGATTCGGTGGATATACTTATGCTCTTCGGGCACAATCCCGGTTTGACGGATTTTGCGAATCACATCGGCCCGCGAGAGATCTTCAATATGCCGACCTGCGCCGTGCTGCACCTCAGGTTCCATGCAGACACCTGGTCTATGGTGGGCGATGTGACGGGCGACGAAGTGCGTTACGACTATCCGAAGCGTGTGGCGCAGTAG
- a CDS encoding alpha/beta hydrolase gives MSVDTREMKFIATEEKGEVSAILARPAGARTLLVLGHGSGTNMRHRFMEELSEALNDAGVATLRFNYPYSEKGGGGMDGEKVRLATVRAAIETAQREAGNLPVFAGGHSMSGRMVSTACAREPIEGLRGIVFFAFPLHAGKKNTERAEHLKAVEVPMLFLSGQRDSMADMDLLQPVADDLANATLHVVDTADHGFKVLKRRNTDEPAVDELARVSAEWMAGQR, from the coding sequence ATGTCCGTTGATACGAGAGAAATGAAGTTCATCGCGACTGAAGAGAAAGGCGAGGTTTCGGCCATCCTGGCAAGGCCGGCCGGCGCAAGGACCCTGCTCGTGCTCGGACACGGATCGGGCACGAACATGCGCCATCGGTTCATGGAGGAACTGAGCGAAGCACTGAATGATGCGGGAGTCGCCACCTTGCGATTCAACTATCCCTATTCCGAAAAGGGCGGCGGAGGGATGGACGGCGAGAAGGTACGCCTGGCCACGGTGCGGGCGGCCATCGAGACGGCACAGCGGGAAGCGGGCAATCTGCCGGTGTTCGCCGGCGGGCATTCCATGAGCGGCCGGATGGTCTCGACGGCGTGCGCCCGGGAACCTATCGAAGGGCTGCGGGGCATCGTGTTCTTCGCCTTTCCCCTGCATGCGGGCAAGAAGAACACGGAGCGCGCCGAACACCTGAAGGCGGTCGAGGTGCCCATGCTTTTCCTATCCGGTCAGCGGGACTCGATGGCGGACATGGATCTGCTGCAGCCGGTCGCGGACGACCTGGCTAACGCGACGCTGCACGTCGTGGACACGGCGGATCATGGATTCAAGGTACTGAAGCGGCGGAATACTGACGAACCCGCCGTGGATGAGCTGGCCAGGGTCTCGGCGGAATGGATGGCGGGTCAGCGGTAG